Proteins from one Carassius auratus strain Wakin linkage group LG28B, ASM336829v1, whole genome shotgun sequence genomic window:
- the LOC113067753 gene encoding caspase recruitment domain-containing protein 10: MTGEWPLGDESSLMSPSEEEKYEELWERVEGVRHKLTRILNPAKLTPYLRQCKVIDEQDEDEVLNSSQYPLRISRAGRLLDILRGRGERGLQAFMESLEFYHPEQFTQLTGRQPTQRCSIMLDEEGPEGLTQFLLLEVRKLREQLHCSRVCERRLSQRCRVAEDERGRAERKAQELRQDRIQLERLRQDWESGSRELGLLKERHLEQAVKYSRALEEQRRATARERELLTEVEQLRKRLQEVEKRAHDGPAPVLTHHTSNGVYDGAPTGPVEKPPLPVRNRELNSGNQALLDILKQDRREAAEQRQELSSTIARLQAELESSETQREKLASQCEQLQLRLRTLQLDWETEQSRSVSYFNQIMELERERDQALRSRDSLQLEFTDCLLDKNRLRKRIAELQTSLEQLQRETERSRELREQSNTCMHCSHLSLFSEDQCFGPCCSVDLSPSPLTLRAHLKSTSRAQICEQSEDSCCSNSEENLLTPECNTEKDINRLSTFPFPPCMNSINRRANVEFDLKSWGSEENEPHTEDSDSCLLSSWSSLPSQLFPSDLINMTPTLPIKPSSSSPRLSLALSSSLKSVSLADDITIIGGNRTGVFVQTVREGSPAQICGLREGSELLELKQGLFGEGHVRLSQCTAEVAHFSLQWWTEPNALKHTHNPDGYSRLLAELSSPSFTGADSFHVRVNLDLSHHGDPPCLQVCCDDVLHVTDTRYNGKYQWRCIRVDKHTGAPLQTGAVPNYNRAQQLLLVRLRTMALEQNHSRRKFFKKTSERLRLIKAVAANYRKSGSSSPLLYTLSNRHEEQLIPFSLVQMVGVFSKRPVVFSPSILSRGIIERLLQPSESGLDFNTCHPEPVESCVLQDKSVFLIDSTDQPLGIKLQSIQEVINQDKHCLLQLGLNHVENLLKHSIYPIIIYIKPKDKKGRKFRKLLSGQREEDLMEACQMEELQLETLPVMFSTVEPNTWSSTDELLAVIRSSILSQQSAMVWLEQERLQ; the protein is encoded by the exons ATGACCG GTGAATGGCCGCTGGGAGATGAGAGTTCGCTCATGTCTCCGTCAGAGGAGGAGAAGTACGAGGAGCTGTGGGAGCGAGTGGAAGGAGTGCGACACAAACTGACCCGCATTTTAAACCCGGCGAAGCTGACGCCGTACCTGCGGCAATGCAAGGTGATCGACGAGCAGGACGAGGACGAGGTGCTGAACTCCAGTCAGTATCCACTGAGAATCAGCAGAGCCG GGCGTTTATTGGATATCCTGAGGGGGCGTGGCGAGCGCGGTCTGCAGGCCTTCATGGAGTCACTGGAGTTTTACCATCCAGAGCAGTTCACTCAGCTGACCGGACGACAGCCGACACAGCGCTGCTCCATCATGCTGG ATGAGGAGGGTCCTGAGGGTCTGACTCAGTTTCTGCTGCTGGAGGTTCGTAAGCTGCGAGAGCAGTTGCACTGCAGCCGTGTGTGTGAGCGGCGTCTGTCTCAGCGCTGTCGTGTGGCCGAGGACGAGCGCGGCCGAGCTGAACGCAAAGCACAGGAGCTGCGTCAGGACCGCATACAACTGGAGAG GTTGAGGCAGGACTGGGAGTCTGGCAGTCGTGAGTTGGGTTTGCTGAAGGAGAGACATTTGGAGCAGGCTGTGAAATACTCGCGGGCATTAGAGGAACAACGCAGAGCTACAGCGCGTGAGAGAGAACTGCTCACAGAG GTGGAGCAGCTCAGGAAGAGATTACAGGAGGTGGAGAAACGAGCTCACGATGGTCCCGCCCCCGTGCTGACTCATCACACGAGCAATGGGGTGTATGACGGCGCCCCCACAGGACCGGTGGAGAAACCACCGCTCCCTGTGAGAAACAGAGAGCTTAACTCTGGAAATCAG GCTCTGTTGGACATCCTGAAGCAGGACCGGCGGGAGGCGGCGGAGCAGAGGCAGGAGCTGAGCAGCACCATCGCCCGACTGCAGGCCGAGCTGGAGAGCTCCGAGACTCAGAGAGAGAAA TTGGCGTCTCAGTGTGAGCAGCTGCAGCTGCGTCTCAGGACTCTGCAGCTGGACTGGGAGACAGAGCAGAGCAGGAGTGTGTCCTACTTCAACCAGATCAtggagctggagagagagagagaccag GCGCTGCGCAGTCGTGACAGTCTGCAGCTGGAGTTCACCGACTGCCTCCTGGACAAGAACCGTCTGCGCAAACGTATCGCGGAGCTGCAGACCAGCCTGGAGCAGCTgcagagagagaccgagagaagCAGAGAGCTGAGAGAGCAGAGCAACACCTGCATGCACTGC tcCCACCTGTCGTTGTTCAGTGAGGATCAGTGTTTCGGCCCGTGTTGTTCAGTTGATTTGAGTCCCAGTCCACTCACACTCAGAGCTCATCTGAAG TCAACCTCTCGAGCTCAGATCTGTGAGCAGTCTGAAG aCTCCTGCTGCTCTAATTCAGAGGAGAATCTGCTCACGCCG GAGTGTAACACTGAGAAGGACATCAACAGACTCTCCACATTTCCCTTTCCTCCCTGTATGAACTCCATCAACCGCAGAGCAAACGTTga gtTTGATCTGAAATCCTGGGGGAGCGAAGAGAACGAGCCACACACAG AGGACTCAGACTCGTGTCTGTTGAGTTCGTGGAGCTCTCTGCCATCTCAGCTCTTTCCTTCTGACTTGATCAACATGACTCCAACTCTCCCGATCAAACCTTCATCATCCTCCCCACG CTTGTCTCTGGCGCTCTCCTCCTCACTTAAAAGCGTCAGTCTGGCCGATGACATCACTATCATTGGAGGAAACCGGACAGGTGTGTTTGTGCAGACGGTCAGGGAGGGTTCACCTGCGCAGATCTGCGGCCTGAGGGAGGGCAGTGAACTCCTGGag TTGAAACAGGGGTTGTTCGGCGAGGGTCATGTTCGTCTCAGTCAGTGTACGGCTGAAGTGGCTCATTTCTCACTGCAGTGGTGGACAGAACCGAACgcgctaaaacacacacacaatcccgaTG GTTATTCTCGTTTACTCGCTGAGCTGTCGTCTCCGTCTTTCACTGGCGCCGACTCCTTCCACGTGCGAGTGAACCTTGACCTCTCTCACCATGGCGACCCACCGTGTCTCCAGGTTTGCTGTGACGACGTGCTGCACGTCACTGACACGCGTTACAATGGTAAATATCAGTGGCGCTGCATCCGCGTGGACAAACACACGGGGGCGCCGCTGCAGACCGGAGCCGTGCCCAACTACAACAG GGCTCAGCAGCTGCTGTTGGTGAGGCTTCGAACGATGGCACTGGAACAGAATCACTCCAGGAGGAag TTCTTTAAGAAAACCTCTGAGCGCCTCCGGCTCATTAAAGCGGTCGCGGCGAACTATCGCAAGAGTGGCTCATCCAGTCCGCTGCTCTACACACTCAGTAACC gtcatgAGGAGCAGCTGATCCCGTTCAGTCTGGTTCAGATGGTTGGGGTCTTCAGCAAACGTCCGGTGGTTTTCTCCCCATCTATTCTGTCCCGCGGGATCATCGAGCGACTGCTGCAGCCGTCAGAATCCGGTCTGGACTTCAACACCTGCCATCCAG AGCCAGTTGAAAGCTGTGTGCTTCAGGATAAGAGTGTGTTCCTCATAGACTCCACAGATCAACCACTGGGAATCAAACTACAGAGTATTCAAGAGGTCATTAACCAG gacaAGCACTGTCTGCTTCAGCTGGGCTTGAATCATGTGGAGAATCTCCTGAAGCACAGCATCTATCCCATCATTATCTACATCAAGCCTAAAGACAAGAAGGGACGCAAGTTCAG gaagcTGTTATCGGGCCAGCGAGAGGAGGACCTGATGGAGGCCTGTCAGATGGAGGAGCTGCAGCTGGAGACTCTTCCTGTGATGTTCAGCACGGTGGAGCCGAACACATGGAGCAGCACGGATGAGCTTCTGGCTGTCATACGCAGCAGCATCCTGAGCCAGCAGAGCGCCATGGTGTGGCTGGAGCAGGAGCGCCTCCAGTAG
- the LOC113067752 gene encoding alpha-2-macroglobulin-like codes for MAIMEICVREGLLLALFFFAVDGNRLRPIAVDRPRLEPFAVDGQRSGPWFLVTFPAVIEAGSNAKLCAILLKPNESLTMTVSLLDDQNRTTPLVQQRYASAAIYRCFCFQAPCVDVETVWKLSVVVKGKCFKMTEERKVMFRPSLPLTFIQTDKPIYNPGQSVNFRVVTMDAKFVPLDQMYSLVVVEDNQKNRIGQWTNVSSTQWILQLSHGLNPEAQVGMYTLRAFIGDRMTSQVFEVKKYVLPKFDVTINAPQIYSVGDLWLKIEVCSKYTYGQPVPGQALVEVCREPYPYVEVPGVTRLCINKTAEMKDTGCASLSFSTSVFFTTRFENNLQDVFLITANVTEEGTDVLLSKSATVSITFEVGKVTFLELPDFFDHGSLITGKVSASYFNGEPIASKAVYLLDNGQWPNKLLLNVTTNQNGLADFSLNTADVPKADLSLVASATTEAVNGYRSPYFSSDRRIVKLFQSASPYSPTFSELTIVKLEQPLKCGANYPVTIKYSFVGETGDFSTDIIYMVLSKGVILLHGFHRVQAWASNGILSGAVSFQLSVSVDMPPAAQILVFCILPSENVVAASASFDTEKCFQNQVSLQFSPATAVPGEGSVLTVSAQAGSLCGLSAVDQSVLIMEPGRRLSAEAVFGLLPVQGVSDFPFGVEDEQECLNVRPRRAVPTDQAYDAFKSVGLKIATNLPVRDPQCLKYRDMNYYRNYFYGGRPVAFLKPEMAFAAVGVSGDRSSSPFVITVRTYFPETWIWQLAQVGDTGSTQVPLTVPDTITTWETEAFCLSSKGFGLAPPVKLTVFQPFFLELSLPYSIIRGESFELKATVFNYLSNCIMVKVTPATSSAFTLTPFKEPYSSCLCANGRKTFKWVLLASVLGSVNVTVSALAEESQTRCGTEIVTVPERGRIDVVTRSLLVLPEGVERTNAQSWLLCPKESVLTEDVILTFPTNVIRGSARCSVSVLGDIMGRALKNLDRLLQMPFGCGEQNMIVLAPNIYILQYLEVTGQLTTAIRQTATGYLQSGYQGQLNYKHPDGSYSTFGYDESNTWLTAFVLRSFGLAKRFVFIDPNVLQSAKDWLISQQGSNGCFTQRGTLYHNDMKGGVDDNVTMTAYITASLLELGVPVTDLVITNALSCLRPVVGDLANTYATALLTYTFSLAGETSTRAQLLNTLNNLAISEGNKLHWSQTSSGDTLAVEISSYVLLAVLAVQPLTTANLGYANRIVNWLVAQQNPYGGFTSTQDTVVALQALSMYATQVFSLDGSSTVTVQSSVVGGDVHNFDVTLDNRLLYQEKQLESVPGIYRIEATGSTCVSVQVACFYNIPTPNKVARTLSVEAKVTGDCQPLGANLMLNFMVKYDGPKSSTNMVIVDVKLLSGFTADTSPLGSPPNSFAPLVERVDARDDHVLVYLKEVSKCFPMSYNLQLKQVLAVENLKPGVISVYDYYQPSDAFETTYRSPCP; via the exons ATGGCTATCATGGAGATTTGTGTTCGGGAAGGTCTTCTTTTAGCCCTTTTCTTCTTTGCTGTTGATGGAAACCGCTTAAGACCGATTGCTGTTGATAGACCAAGATTGGAGCCGTTTGCTGTTGATGGACAGAGATCAGGGCC GTGGTTCTTGGTGACTTTTCCTGCAGTGATCGAGGCTGGCTCTAATGCCAAATTGTGTGCAATTCTTCTGAAACCCAATGAGTCGCTCACAATGACCGTTTCTCTGCTTGATGATCAAAACCGAACAACTCCTCTTGTGCAGCAGAGATATGCTTCTGCAGCAATTTACCGCTGCTTTTGTTTCCAG GCTCCTTGTGTAGATGTGGAGACCGTGTGGAAACTGAGTGTGGTAGTTAAAGGGAAGTGCTTCAAAATGACCGAAGAGAGGAAAGTTATGTTCAGACCTTCCCTGCCTTTGACCTTCATCCAAACAGACAAGCCCATCTACAATCCAGGACAATCTG TGAATTTCCGAGTTGTGACAATGGATGCTAAATTTGTGCCTCTTGATCAAATG TACAGTCTGGTAGTTGTGGAG GACAATCAGAAGAACCGAATCGGTCAGTGGACAAATGTTTCCTCAACGCAGTGGATATTGCAGCTTTCTCACGGTTTAAACCCCGAGGCTCAGGTCGGGATGTACACACTGAGGGCTTTTATTGGTGACCGGATGACCTCCCAGGTTTTCGAGGTGAAAAAGTATG TTTTGCCcaagtttgatgtcaccataaatGCACCACAGATATACAGCGTTGGAGATCTGTGGCTGAAAATTGAGGTTTGCAGCAA ATACACATATGGGCAGCCTGTTCCTGGTCAGGCGTTGGTGGAAGTGTGCCGTGAGCCATATCCATACGTTGAGGTTCCTGGGGTGACTCGTCTGTGCATCAATAAAACTGCTGAG ATGAAGGACACTGGCTGTGCCTCCCTTTCCTTCAGTACGTCAGTGTTTTTCACCACTAGATTTGAAAATAATCTGCAAGATGTGTTTCTTATTACTGCCAACGTCACTGAGGAGGGAACAG ATGTGCTGCTGTCAAAATCTGCAACCGTGTCCATTACGTTTGAAGTTGGTAAGGTCACATTTTTGGAGCTCCCAGATTTCTTTGACCATGGATCACTGATTACTGGAAAG gTTTCAGCATCTTATTTCAATGGGGAACCAATTGCAAGCAAGGCAGTCTATCTCTTGGATAATGGCCAATGGCCCAACAAACTGCTTTTGAATGTGACAACAAACCAGAATGGACTTGCCGATTTTTCCCTCAACACCGCTGATGTCCCTAAAGCTGATCTTAGTCTGGTG GCCAGTGCGACTACAGAGGCTGTTAATGGCTACAGATCGCCATACTTCTCTTCAGACAGAAGAATAGTAAAGCTTTTTCAATCTGCCAGCCCCTACAGCCCAACGTTTAGTGAACTGACAATAGTGAAGCTTGAGCAGCCGCTGAAATGCGGTGCCAACTATCCAGTAACCATCAAATATTCATTTGTTGGTGAGACTGGTGACTTCAGCACTGATATCATCTATATG GTCTTGTCCAAAGGAGTTATTCTCCTTCATGGATTTCATAGGGTTCAAGCCTGGGCTTCTAATGGCATCCTGAGTGGTGCGGTGTCATTCCAGCTGTCTGTCAGCGTAGATATGCCTCCAGCAGCGCAGATTCTGGTCTTCTGCATTCTACCCAGTGAAAACGTAGTTGCTGCTAGTGCATCCTTTGACACAGAAAAGTGTTTCCAAAACCAG GTTTCTCTGCAGTTCTCTCCAGCTACAGCTGTTCCTGGTGAGGGAAGTGTTTTGACGGTCTCTGCTCAAGCAGGATCCCTGTGTGGCCTCAGTGCTGTTGATCAGAGTGTCCTGATCATGGAGCCAGGAAGACGTCTGAGTGCTGAAGCG GTGTTCGGCTTACTTCCAGTGCAAGGGGTATCAGATTTTCCATTTGGTGTCGAGGACGAACAGGAATGCCTGAATGTTCGACCCCGTCGAGCTGTTCCTACAGACCAAGCATACGACGCTTTCAAG AGTGTGGGACTGAAGATCGCAACAAATCTGCCTGTCCGAGACCCTCAGTGCCTCAAATACAGAGACATGAATTACTATCGCAACTACTTCTATG GTGGTCGTCCTGTTGCCTTTCTAAAACCTGAAATGGCTTTTGCTGCAGTAGGAGTTAGTGGAGACCGGAGCAGTTCCCCTTTTGTCATTACCGTCAGGACTTACTTTCCAGAAACCTGGATCTGGCAACTTGCTCAAGTGGG AGACACTGGATCCACACAAGTTCCTCTCACGGTTCCTGACACTATCACAACATGGGAGACCGAGGCATTTTGCTTGTCCTCCAAAGGTTTCGGTTTGGCTCCTCCTGTTAAACTGACGGTCTTCCAGCCCTTCTTCCTGGAGCTCTCCCTGCCTTATTCCATCATCCGTGGAGAGTCttttgagctgaaggccactgtatTCAACTATCTGTCCAATTGCATCATG GTTAAAGTAACTCCAGCTACAAGCTCCGCCTTCACACTTACACCATTTAAAGAGCCATATTCATCCTGTCTCTGTGCTAATGGGAGAAAGACATTTAAGTGGGTTCTCTTAGCCTCTGTTCTTG GATCTGTCAATGTGACGGTCAGTGCTTTGGCTGAAGAATCCCAGACTCGATGTGGCACTGAGATTGTGACTGTGCCAGAGAGAGGACGCATTGATGTAGTCACTCGAAGTCTACTTGTTCTA cctgaaGGAGTTGAGAGGACAAATGCCCAGAGCTGGTTACTGTGTCCAAAGG AAAGTGTTCTTACTGAAGATGTGATTCTGACATTTCCGACAAATGTGATCCGGGGATCAGCCAGATGCTCCGTTTCAGTCCTTG GGGACATAATGGGCCGTGCACTGAAGAATCTGGATCGGTTATTACAGATGCCATTTGGCTGTGGAGAACAAAATATGATCGTTCTTGCTCCCAATATTTACATCCTGCAATATCTGGAAGTCACAGGTCAACTCACCACAGCCATCCGACAGACTGCCACCGGTTACCTTCAGAGCG GATACCAAGGACAACTGAACTACAAGCACCCTGACGGTTCATACAGCACATTTGGTTATGATGAATCAAACACATG GTTGACTGCCTTTGTCCTGAGGTCTTTTGGTCTAGCGAAACGCTTCGTATTCATCGATCCAAATGTCCTTCAGAGTGCAAAGGACTGGCTGATAAGCCAGCAAGGTTCAAATGGCTGTTTCACGCAACGGGGGACTTTGTACCACAATGACATGAAG GGTGGAGTTGATGATAATGTGACCATGACCGCCTACATCACTGCATCGCTGCTTGAACTCGGTGTCCCTGTCACG gaTCTTGTCATCACCAATGCTCTGTCATGCTTGAGGCCTGTTGTTGGCGACCTGGCAAACACTTATGCCACCGCTCTCCTCACTTACACCTTCAGTTTGGCAGGAGAGACCAGCACTCGAGCACAGCTTTTAAACACCCTGAACAACCTTGCCATTTCTGAAG GCAACAAGCTCCACTGGTCTCAGACTTCTTCTGGTGATACTCTGGCGGTGGAGATCAGCTCATATGTGCTGCTAGCGGTTCTTGCTGTACAGCCTCTCACGACGGCTAATCTGGGATATGCTAACCGCATTGTCAACTGGCTTGTGGCCCAGCAGAATCCCTATGGAGGCTTTACCTCCACCCAG GACACAGTGGTGGCTCTTCAGGCTCTGTCCATGTATGCCACTCAAGTGTTCAGCTTGGATGGCTCCAGCACAGTTACTGTACAGTCCTCCGTGGTAGGAGGAGATGTTCATAACTTTGACGTGACTCTGGACAACAGGCTGCTGTATCAGGAAAAACAACTGGAGAGCGTTCCAGGCATATATAGGATTGAAGCAACAGGATCCACTTGTGTGTCTGTGCAG GTTGCATGTTTCTATAACATCCCAACACCCAATAAAGTAGCCAGGACATTGAGTGTCGAAGCGAAGGTGACTGGAGACTGCCAACCACTTGGAGCCAATCTTATGTTGAACTTCATGGTGAA ATACGATGGCCCAAAGTCAAGCACTAACATGGTTATAGTAGACGTTAAGCTCCTGTCGGGTTTCACGGCAGATACGTCACCG CTTGGATCTCCACCTAATTCCTTTGCCCCGCTTGTGGAGCGCGTTGATGCTAGAGATGATCATGTCCTGGTGTATCTGAAAGAG GTTTCCAAATGCTTCCCCATGAGTTACAATCTGCAGCTGAAACAGGTTCTTGCAGTGGAAAATCTCAAGCCAGGGGTTATCAGCGTTTATGACTACTATCAGCCAA gtgatGCATTTGAGACCACCTACAGAAGTCCCTGTCCATGA